A genomic region of Haliaeetus albicilla chromosome 8, bHalAlb1.1, whole genome shotgun sequence contains the following coding sequences:
- the CILP2 gene encoding cartilage intermediate layer protein 2 isoform X1, with amino-acid sequence MSQRWLSFPLVPTAWQGTSWAPLGALGRACPSTGCSHPVLPAEPLENNSEPGKSGAAGKPWKAAPSLADLDLDTAGRGAEWTSWFNIDHPGGDGDYESLEAIRFYYRGRVCERPVAIQARTTEWELPEDVGEVVHVSPKKGFRCINKEQPQGKTCSNYHIRFLCPLEHIYWSHWSSWSPCSRSACGSSGTQTRTRRCVNARLVAALKELKCKGKAVERRPCSAGPCPESAWMEWGTWGPCSRSCGSAGTRVRRRSCKKAKKVPCAGRPTEVQKCPPSPCPACPERTLQGTVVSATGTALPDARIYLEGRPPVLLARSDADGRFAAAGLCEGTAANVSAHREGFAPGLAPIVSNGSGVAVANVTLQRLEKPYMVLHPKAKVRVAGQEVTFCCKASGTPVPKKYYWYHNGTLLERKVYRYGSHLVLRGLAPEQAGTYHCKASTEAGAIKSAPAQLTVLAQGQQSCKPEPEPSLVELPSECPQDAAGSRYYDVGRCAPTPCAGGPAERSGCGADTGHCCGVRRMEMREIPCAGFVLPIKVVAECGCGPCTQPRILVQGRVTAADTGEPLRFGQIFLGGRKVGFTGYKGSFTIEVPPDTQRLVVRFVDRQQRLVDAVKVLPFNRRGGAIYQEVKMLRKKEPVDLDGSRSNAIPLGEASGQEPIGELVLPAGIFLRPSGEVFRGTVKASVTFLDPRDMATASAASSDLSFANAEGEIVPLRTYGMFAVDFLEGESGAALQTGPVEVRMDAGQVRMPEHLQKMKLWSLNPETGLWEEEGVLRPARGNRGKREERTFLVGNLEIRERRLFNLDVPEDRRCFVKVRAYSNEKFNPYEQLEGVVISLINLEPQPGYPANPRAWGRFDSVVTGPNGACLPAFCDGQRPDAYSAYVTATLGGEELEAVASSPKLNPNAIGVSQPYLGKLGYRRLDHDDPNLKKTAFQINVAKPDPNNVDETNGPIYPYRSLEECEEAPVSANHLRFYRVEVDKYEYNVVPFKESDLTSWTGDYLSWWPNPQEFRACFIKVQIEGPQEYMVRSRNVGGSHPRTRGQLYGLRDTRSVRDTLLENTSGACVEFKCSGMLFDQSLVDRTLVSIVPQGSCHRTAVNSLLRDYLSRHPPVADNNHTAAFTMLAPVDPLGHNYGIYTVTDQNPRLAKEIAIGRCFDGTSDGFSREMKADAGTAVTFTCQERPPGRESFFQRLLTAPAEALAEIRREMGAGEMRRAPPEVMDFASGARALGPTATLRTPSSRRRMGRIQGQP; translated from the exons ATGTCCCAGCGCTGGCTGAGCTTTCCTTTGGTGCCCACAGCTTGGCAAGGGACCAGCTGGGCACCACTGGGTGCCCTGGGGAGAGCGTGCCCCAGCACCGGGTGCTCTCACCCTGTGCTTCCCGCAGAGCCCCTGGAGAACAACTCGGAGCCGGGCAAGAGCGGCGCGGCGGGGAAGCCCTGGAAAGCAGCTCCCAGCCTGGCAGACCTCGACCTGGACACGGCAG GGAGAGGAGCCGAGTGGACGTCCTGGTTCAATATCGACCACcccgggggggacggggactACGAGAGCCTGGAGGCCATTCGCTTCTACTACCGTGGACGCGTCTGCGAGCGGCCGGTGGCCATCCAGGCCCGCACCACCGAGTGGGAGCTGCCCGAGGACGTGGGCGAGGTGGTGCACGTCAGCCCCAAGAAGGGTTTTCGCTGCATCAACAAGGAGCAGCCGCAGGGCAAGACCTGCTCCAACTACCACATCCGATTCCTCTGCCCACTGG agCACATCTACTGGTCGCACTGGTCCTCCTGGAGCCCCTGCTCGCGCAGCGCCTGCGGCAGCAGCGGCACCCAGACCCGCACCCGCCGATGCGTCAATGCCCGGCTGGTGGCCGCGCTCAAGGAGCTCAAGTGCAAGGGCAAAGCCGTGGAGCGCCGGCCGTGCAGCGCCGGCCCCTGCCCAG AGTCAGCATGGATGGAGTGGGGGACCTGGGGCCCCTGTTCTCGCAGCTGCGGCAGTGCCGGGACACGTGTCCGGCGCCGGAGCTGCAAGAAAGCCAAGAAAGTGCCGTGCGCTGGCCGTCCCACCGAGGTGCAGAAATGTCCCCCCTCGCCCTGCCCAG CCTGCCCTGAGCGCACGCTGCAGGGCACCGTCGTCTCCGCCACCGGCACGGCGCTGCCAGATGCCCGCATCTACCTGGAGGGCCGCCCGCCGGTGCTGCTGGCCCGCAGCGATGCCGACGGGCGCTTCGCCGCGGCGGGGCTGTGCGAGGGCACCGCTGCCAACGTCAGCGCCCACCGGGAGGGCTTCGCCCCAGGACTAGCACCCATCGTCTCCAACGGCTCCGGCGTGGCGGTGGCGAATGTGACGCTGCAGAGACTGG AGAAACCCTACATGGTGCTGCACCCCAAGGCAAAGGTGCGGGTGGCCGGGCAGGAGGTGACCTTCTGCTGCAAAGCCTCGGGCACCCCCGTGCCCAAGAAATACTACTG GTACCACAACGGGACGCTGCTGGAGAGGAAGGTGTACCGGTATGGCAGCCACCTGGTGCTGCGGGGGCTGGCGCCGGAGCAGGCTGGCACCTACCACTGCAAAGCCAGCACTGAGGCGGGCGCCATCAAATCGGCGCCGGCACAGCTCACCGTGCTGG cccagggccagcagagctgcaagcCAGAGCCTGAGCCGAGCCTCGTGGAGCTGCCCAGCGAGTGCCCGCAGGATGCCGCCGGCTCCCGCTACTACGACGTGGGTCGCTGTGCGCCCACCCCGTGTGCCGGCGGCCCGGCCGAGCGGTCGGGGTGCGGAGCGGACACGGGGCACTGCTGCGGGGTGCGGAGGATGGAGATGCGGGAGATCCCCTGTGCCGGCTTCGTGCTGCCCATCAAGGTGGTGGCCGAGTGCGGTTGCGGACCCTGCACCCAGCCCCGCATCCTGGTGCAGGGACGGGTGACGGCAGCTGACACCGGCGAGCCCCTGCGCTTCGGGCAGATCTTcctgggtgggaggaaggtCGGCTTCACCGGCTACAAGGGCTCCTTCACCATTGAGGTGCCGCCGGACACGCAGCGCTTGGTGGTTCGCTTCGTGGACCGGCAGCAGAGGTTGGTGGATGCCGTCAAGGTCCTGCCCTTCAACCGCCGTGGCGGTGCCATCTACCAGGAGGTGAAGATGCTGCGGAAGAAGGAGCCGGTGGATCTGGACGGCAGCCGGAGCAACGCCATCCCGCTAGGGGAGGCGAGCGGCCAGGAGCCCATCGGGGAGCTTGTCCTTCCCGCCGGCATCTTCCTCCGTCCCTCTGGGGAGGTCTTCAGAGGCACAGTCAAAGCCAGCGTCACCTTCCTGGACCCCAGGGACATGGCAACAGCCAGCGCCGCCTCCAGTGACCTCAGCTTTGCCAACGCCGAGGGGGAGATCGTTCCCTTGCGGACCTACGGCATGTTCGCTGTAGATTTTCTGGAAGGGGAGAGCGGCGCGGCGTTGCAGACAGGGCCGGTGGAGGTGCGGATGGATGCGGGGCAGGTCCGGATGCCGGAGCACCTGCAGAAGATGAAGTTGTGGTCCTTGAACCCTGAGACCGGcttgtgggaggaggagggggtccTCCGGCCAGCCAGGGGGAACcggggaaagagggaggagaggaccTTCTTGGTGGGGAACCTGGAGATCCGGGAGCGGCGTCTTTTCAACCTGGACGTGCCGGAGGACCGCCGCTGCTTCGTCAAGGTCAGAGCttacagcaatgagaagttcAACCCCTACGAGCAACTGGAAGGGGTGGTCATCAGCCTCATCAACCTGGAGCCCCAGCCCGGCTATCCTGCCAACCCCCGGGCGTGGGGTCGCTTCGACAGCGTGGTGACAGGTCCCAACggagcctgcctgcctgctttctgCGACGGCCAGCGCCCCGACGCCTACTCGGCGTATGTCACTGCCACGCTGGGtggggaggagctggaagccgtGGCCTCCAGCCCCAAGCTCAACCCCAATGCCATTGGGGTGTCCCAGCCCTACCTGGGCAAGCTGGGCTACCGTCGGTTGGACCACGATGACCCCAACTTGAAGAAGACAGCTTTCCAAATCAACGTGGCCAAGCCTGACCCCAACAACGTTGATGAGACCAACGGTCCCATCTACCCTTACCGCAGCCTTGAGGAGTGCGAGGAGGCGCCGGTCAGCGCCAACCACCTCCGCTTCTACCGCGTGGAGGTGGACAAGTATGAGTACAATGTGGTGCCCTTCAAGGAGAGCGACCTGACCTCCTGGACCGGCGACTACCTCTCGTGGTGGCCCAACCCTCAGGAGTTCAGGGCTTGTTTCATCAAGGTACAGATTGAGGGGCCGCAGGAGTACATGGTGAGGTCCCGTAATGTGGGGGGCAGCCACCCCCGCACCCGGGGGCAGCTCTACGGGCTGCGTGACACCCGTAGCGTGCGGGATACGCTGTTGGAGAACACCTCAGGTGCCTGCGTGGAGTTCAAGTGCAGCGGTATGCTCTTCGACCAGAGCCTGGTGGATCGCACCTTGGTCTCCATCGTCCCCCAAGGCAGCTGCCACCGCACGGCCGTCAACAGCCTCCTCCGGGACTACCTGAGCCGTCACCCGCCTGTGGCAGACAACAACCACACGGCCGCCTTCACCATGCTGGCACCGGTCGACCCGTTGGGTCACAACTACGGCATCTACACGGTGACGGACCAGAACCCGCGGTTGGCCAAGGAGATCGCCATCGGCCGTTGCTTTGATGGCACCTCCGACGGCTTCTCGCGGGAGATGAAGGCGGATGCGGGTACGGCCGTCACCTTCACCTGCCAGGAGCGGCCGCCGGGGCGGGAGAGCTTCTTCCAGCGCTTGCTGACGGCCCCGGCCGAGGCGCTGGCCGAGATCCGGCGGGAGATGGGGGCCGGCGAGATGCGCCGGGCTCCCCCCGAGGTGATGGACTTCGCCTCCGGCGCCCGAGCCCTGGGCCCCACGGCCACCCTCCGGACCCCCAGCAGCCGCCGGAGGATGGGCCGGATCCAGGGGCAGCCGTGA
- the CILP2 gene encoding cartilage intermediate layer protein 2 isoform X2, with protein sequence MGELALALLALAALHGAGASEPLENNSEPGKSGAAGKPWKAAPSLADLDLDTAGRGAEWTSWFNIDHPGGDGDYESLEAIRFYYRGRVCERPVAIQARTTEWELPEDVGEVVHVSPKKGFRCINKEQPQGKTCSNYHIRFLCPLEHIYWSHWSSWSPCSRSACGSSGTQTRTRRCVNARLVAALKELKCKGKAVERRPCSAGPCPESAWMEWGTWGPCSRSCGSAGTRVRRRSCKKAKKVPCAGRPTEVQKCPPSPCPACPERTLQGTVVSATGTALPDARIYLEGRPPVLLARSDADGRFAAAGLCEGTAANVSAHREGFAPGLAPIVSNGSGVAVANVTLQRLEKPYMVLHPKAKVRVAGQEVTFCCKASGTPVPKKYYWYHNGTLLERKVYRYGSHLVLRGLAPEQAGTYHCKASTEAGAIKSAPAQLTVLAQGQQSCKPEPEPSLVELPSECPQDAAGSRYYDVGRCAPTPCAGGPAERSGCGADTGHCCGVRRMEMREIPCAGFVLPIKVVAECGCGPCTQPRILVQGRVTAADTGEPLRFGQIFLGGRKVGFTGYKGSFTIEVPPDTQRLVVRFVDRQQRLVDAVKVLPFNRRGGAIYQEVKMLRKKEPVDLDGSRSNAIPLGEASGQEPIGELVLPAGIFLRPSGEVFRGTVKASVTFLDPRDMATASAASSDLSFANAEGEIVPLRTYGMFAVDFLEGESGAALQTGPVEVRMDAGQVRMPEHLQKMKLWSLNPETGLWEEEGVLRPARGNRGKREERTFLVGNLEIRERRLFNLDVPEDRRCFVKVRAYSNEKFNPYEQLEGVVISLINLEPQPGYPANPRAWGRFDSVVTGPNGACLPAFCDGQRPDAYSAYVTATLGGEELEAVASSPKLNPNAIGVSQPYLGKLGYRRLDHDDPNLKKTAFQINVAKPDPNNVDETNGPIYPYRSLEECEEAPVSANHLRFYRVEVDKYEYNVVPFKESDLTSWTGDYLSWWPNPQEFRACFIKVQIEGPQEYMVRSRNVGGSHPRTRGQLYGLRDTRSVRDTLLENTSGACVEFKCSGMLFDQSLVDRTLVSIVPQGSCHRTAVNSLLRDYLSRHPPVADNNHTAAFTMLAPVDPLGHNYGIYTVTDQNPRLAKEIAIGRCFDGTSDGFSREMKADAGTAVTFTCQERPPGRESFFQRLLTAPAEALAEIRREMGAGEMRRAPPEVMDFASGARALGPTATLRTPSSRRRMGRIQGQP encoded by the exons ATGGGGGAGCTGGCACTGGCCCTCCTGGCTCTCGCCGCCCTGCACGGTGCCGGGGCGTCAG AGCCCCTGGAGAACAACTCGGAGCCGGGCAAGAGCGGCGCGGCGGGGAAGCCCTGGAAAGCAGCTCCCAGCCTGGCAGACCTCGACCTGGACACGGCAG GGAGAGGAGCCGAGTGGACGTCCTGGTTCAATATCGACCACcccgggggggacggggactACGAGAGCCTGGAGGCCATTCGCTTCTACTACCGTGGACGCGTCTGCGAGCGGCCGGTGGCCATCCAGGCCCGCACCACCGAGTGGGAGCTGCCCGAGGACGTGGGCGAGGTGGTGCACGTCAGCCCCAAGAAGGGTTTTCGCTGCATCAACAAGGAGCAGCCGCAGGGCAAGACCTGCTCCAACTACCACATCCGATTCCTCTGCCCACTGG agCACATCTACTGGTCGCACTGGTCCTCCTGGAGCCCCTGCTCGCGCAGCGCCTGCGGCAGCAGCGGCACCCAGACCCGCACCCGCCGATGCGTCAATGCCCGGCTGGTGGCCGCGCTCAAGGAGCTCAAGTGCAAGGGCAAAGCCGTGGAGCGCCGGCCGTGCAGCGCCGGCCCCTGCCCAG AGTCAGCATGGATGGAGTGGGGGACCTGGGGCCCCTGTTCTCGCAGCTGCGGCAGTGCCGGGACACGTGTCCGGCGCCGGAGCTGCAAGAAAGCCAAGAAAGTGCCGTGCGCTGGCCGTCCCACCGAGGTGCAGAAATGTCCCCCCTCGCCCTGCCCAG CCTGCCCTGAGCGCACGCTGCAGGGCACCGTCGTCTCCGCCACCGGCACGGCGCTGCCAGATGCCCGCATCTACCTGGAGGGCCGCCCGCCGGTGCTGCTGGCCCGCAGCGATGCCGACGGGCGCTTCGCCGCGGCGGGGCTGTGCGAGGGCACCGCTGCCAACGTCAGCGCCCACCGGGAGGGCTTCGCCCCAGGACTAGCACCCATCGTCTCCAACGGCTCCGGCGTGGCGGTGGCGAATGTGACGCTGCAGAGACTGG AGAAACCCTACATGGTGCTGCACCCCAAGGCAAAGGTGCGGGTGGCCGGGCAGGAGGTGACCTTCTGCTGCAAAGCCTCGGGCACCCCCGTGCCCAAGAAATACTACTG GTACCACAACGGGACGCTGCTGGAGAGGAAGGTGTACCGGTATGGCAGCCACCTGGTGCTGCGGGGGCTGGCGCCGGAGCAGGCTGGCACCTACCACTGCAAAGCCAGCACTGAGGCGGGCGCCATCAAATCGGCGCCGGCACAGCTCACCGTGCTGG cccagggccagcagagctgcaagcCAGAGCCTGAGCCGAGCCTCGTGGAGCTGCCCAGCGAGTGCCCGCAGGATGCCGCCGGCTCCCGCTACTACGACGTGGGTCGCTGTGCGCCCACCCCGTGTGCCGGCGGCCCGGCCGAGCGGTCGGGGTGCGGAGCGGACACGGGGCACTGCTGCGGGGTGCGGAGGATGGAGATGCGGGAGATCCCCTGTGCCGGCTTCGTGCTGCCCATCAAGGTGGTGGCCGAGTGCGGTTGCGGACCCTGCACCCAGCCCCGCATCCTGGTGCAGGGACGGGTGACGGCAGCTGACACCGGCGAGCCCCTGCGCTTCGGGCAGATCTTcctgggtgggaggaaggtCGGCTTCACCGGCTACAAGGGCTCCTTCACCATTGAGGTGCCGCCGGACACGCAGCGCTTGGTGGTTCGCTTCGTGGACCGGCAGCAGAGGTTGGTGGATGCCGTCAAGGTCCTGCCCTTCAACCGCCGTGGCGGTGCCATCTACCAGGAGGTGAAGATGCTGCGGAAGAAGGAGCCGGTGGATCTGGACGGCAGCCGGAGCAACGCCATCCCGCTAGGGGAGGCGAGCGGCCAGGAGCCCATCGGGGAGCTTGTCCTTCCCGCCGGCATCTTCCTCCGTCCCTCTGGGGAGGTCTTCAGAGGCACAGTCAAAGCCAGCGTCACCTTCCTGGACCCCAGGGACATGGCAACAGCCAGCGCCGCCTCCAGTGACCTCAGCTTTGCCAACGCCGAGGGGGAGATCGTTCCCTTGCGGACCTACGGCATGTTCGCTGTAGATTTTCTGGAAGGGGAGAGCGGCGCGGCGTTGCAGACAGGGCCGGTGGAGGTGCGGATGGATGCGGGGCAGGTCCGGATGCCGGAGCACCTGCAGAAGATGAAGTTGTGGTCCTTGAACCCTGAGACCGGcttgtgggaggaggagggggtccTCCGGCCAGCCAGGGGGAACcggggaaagagggaggagaggaccTTCTTGGTGGGGAACCTGGAGATCCGGGAGCGGCGTCTTTTCAACCTGGACGTGCCGGAGGACCGCCGCTGCTTCGTCAAGGTCAGAGCttacagcaatgagaagttcAACCCCTACGAGCAACTGGAAGGGGTGGTCATCAGCCTCATCAACCTGGAGCCCCAGCCCGGCTATCCTGCCAACCCCCGGGCGTGGGGTCGCTTCGACAGCGTGGTGACAGGTCCCAACggagcctgcctgcctgctttctgCGACGGCCAGCGCCCCGACGCCTACTCGGCGTATGTCACTGCCACGCTGGGtggggaggagctggaagccgtGGCCTCCAGCCCCAAGCTCAACCCCAATGCCATTGGGGTGTCCCAGCCCTACCTGGGCAAGCTGGGCTACCGTCGGTTGGACCACGATGACCCCAACTTGAAGAAGACAGCTTTCCAAATCAACGTGGCCAAGCCTGACCCCAACAACGTTGATGAGACCAACGGTCCCATCTACCCTTACCGCAGCCTTGAGGAGTGCGAGGAGGCGCCGGTCAGCGCCAACCACCTCCGCTTCTACCGCGTGGAGGTGGACAAGTATGAGTACAATGTGGTGCCCTTCAAGGAGAGCGACCTGACCTCCTGGACCGGCGACTACCTCTCGTGGTGGCCCAACCCTCAGGAGTTCAGGGCTTGTTTCATCAAGGTACAGATTGAGGGGCCGCAGGAGTACATGGTGAGGTCCCGTAATGTGGGGGGCAGCCACCCCCGCACCCGGGGGCAGCTCTACGGGCTGCGTGACACCCGTAGCGTGCGGGATACGCTGTTGGAGAACACCTCAGGTGCCTGCGTGGAGTTCAAGTGCAGCGGTATGCTCTTCGACCAGAGCCTGGTGGATCGCACCTTGGTCTCCATCGTCCCCCAAGGCAGCTGCCACCGCACGGCCGTCAACAGCCTCCTCCGGGACTACCTGAGCCGTCACCCGCCTGTGGCAGACAACAACCACACGGCCGCCTTCACCATGCTGGCACCGGTCGACCCGTTGGGTCACAACTACGGCATCTACACGGTGACGGACCAGAACCCGCGGTTGGCCAAGGAGATCGCCATCGGCCGTTGCTTTGATGGCACCTCCGACGGCTTCTCGCGGGAGATGAAGGCGGATGCGGGTACGGCCGTCACCTTCACCTGCCAGGAGCGGCCGCCGGGGCGGGAGAGCTTCTTCCAGCGCTTGCTGACGGCCCCGGCCGAGGCGCTGGCCGAGATCCGGCGGGAGATGGGGGCCGGCGAGATGCGCCGGGCTCCCCCCGAGGTGATGGACTTCGCCTCCGGCGCCCGAGCCCTGGGCCCCACGGCCACCCTCCGGACCCCCAGCAGCCGCCGGAGGATGGGCCGGATCCAGGGGCAGCCGTGA
- the YJEFN3 gene encoding yjeF N-terminal domain-containing protein 3 isoform X2: protein MSSATGTGREPPRYLSKAEAEAIEKELLEDYRFGRQQLIEIWGHACAMAVTKAFPLPSLPRKQPTVLVVCGPAQNGAIGLVCARHLRIFDYEPTIFYPKRSPDPLYQDFTTQCEKMDIPFLSYLPTEVQLINDAYNAVVDAVLGAEAEAAEGREPCAAILATLKHVRIPIVSLDVPSGWDVEAGSSGGISPDVLVSLSAPKQCARRFLGRQHFVAGRFLPYDVQKKFELNPPKYPGTECVVAL, encoded by the exons ATGAGCTCCGCCACCGGCACCGGCCGGGAGCCGCCCCGGTACCTCAG caaggCGGAGGCAGAGGCCATCgagaaggagctgctggaggattACCGGTTTGGGCGGCAGCAGCTGATCGAGATCTGGGGACATGCCTGTGCCATGGCCGTGACCAAG GCTTTCCCGCTGCCGTCCCTGCCGCGGAAGCAGCCCACGGTGCTGGTGGTGTGCGGCCCGGCGCAGAACGGGGCCATCGGGCTGGTGTGCGCCCGGCACCTGCGGATCTTT GACTACGAGCCCACCATCTTCTACCCCAAACGCTCCCCGGACCCCCTGTACCAGGATTTCACGACGCAGTGTGAGAAGATGGACATCCCCTTCCTCTCCTACCTCCCCACCGAG GTGCAGCTGATCAACGATGCCTACAACGCCGTGGTGGACGCCGTGCTGGGAGCCGAGGCGGAGGCGGCCGAGGGGAGGGAGCCCTGTGCCGCCATCCTGGCCACCCTGAAGCATGTCCGCATCCCCATCGTCAGCCTGGATGTGCCCTCAG GGTGGGACGTGGAGGCCGGGAGCAGCGGTGGGATCAGCCCCGATGTCCTGGTGTCGCTGTCGGCGCCCAAGCAGTGTGCCCGTCGCTTTCTGGGCCGCCAGCACTTCGTGGCCGGTCGATTCCTTCCCTACGACGTGCAGAAGAAGTTTGAGCTCAACCCACCCAAGTACCCCGGCACCGAGTGCGTGGTggccctgtga
- the NDUFA13 gene encoding NADH dehydrogenase [ubiquinone] 1 alpha subcomplex subunit 13 — MAAPKVKQDMAPPGGYGPIDYKRHLPRRGISGYSLFALGIGSLLLGYYTLIKWNRERRRLLIEDLEARIALMPLLQAESDRRTLRLLRQNLDEEAKIMKDVPGWKVGESLFHTDRWVPPTVDELYYLRPTSEMDNEKFGLQYYV; from the exons ATGGCGGCACCGAAGGTGAAGCAGGACATGGCTCCGCCGGGCGGGTACGGGCCCATCGACTACAAACGGCACCTCCCGCGTCGCGGCATCTCAG gttACAGCCTCTTCGCGCTCGGCATCGGCAGCCTCTTGCTGGGCTACTACACCCTCATCAAGTGGAACCGGGAACGCAG GCGGCTGCTCATCGAGGACCTGGAGGCGCGGATCGCCCTGATGCCGCTGCTGCAGGCGGAGTCGGACCGCAG AACTCTCCGCCTGCTGCGGCAGAACCTGGATGAAGAGGCCAAAATCATGAAGGACGTTCCTGGCTGGAAG GTCGGCGAGTCCCTGTTCCACACCGACCGCTGGGTCCCCCCGACGGTGGACGAGCTCTACTACCTGCGCCCCACCAGCGAGATGGACAACGAGAAGTTCGGGCTGCAGTACTATGTCTGA
- the YJEFN3 gene encoding yjeF N-terminal domain-containing protein 3 isoform X1, with the protein MKYSPHPAVPGPRMRRPCTSPAPSCWPCPPPALQAPSPLTWCPRASLAPHPGDGAGSRGAWCWAWGGHVPILTAVCFPPPSKAEAEAIEKELLEDYRFGRQQLIEIWGHACAMAVTKAFPLPSLPRKQPTVLVVCGPAQNGAIGLVCARHLRIFDYEPTIFYPKRSPDPLYQDFTTQCEKMDIPFLSYLPTEVQLINDAYNAVVDAVLGAEAEAAEGREPCAAILATLKHVRIPIVSLDVPSGWDVEAGSSGGISPDVLVSLSAPKQCARRFLGRQHFVAGRFLPYDVQKKFELNPPKYPGTECVVAL; encoded by the exons ATGAAATACAGCCCCCACCCCGCAGTGCCGGGCCCCCGAATGCGCCGGCCGTGCACGTCCCCAGCCCCCAGCTGCTGGCcgtgcccacccccagccctgcaagcCCCCAGCCCGCTCACCTGGTGCCCCCGAGCATCCCTTGCCCCACACCCCGGGGACGGAGCAGGGTCCCGAGGGGCTTGGTGCTGGGCGTGGGGGGGACACGTCCCCATCCTCACTGCTgtctgcttccccccccccagcaaggCGGAGGCAGAGGCCATCgagaaggagctgctggaggattACCGGTTTGGGCGGCAGCAGCTGATCGAGATCTGGGGACATGCCTGTGCCATGGCCGTGACCAAG GCTTTCCCGCTGCCGTCCCTGCCGCGGAAGCAGCCCACGGTGCTGGTGGTGTGCGGCCCGGCGCAGAACGGGGCCATCGGGCTGGTGTGCGCCCGGCACCTGCGGATCTTT GACTACGAGCCCACCATCTTCTACCCCAAACGCTCCCCGGACCCCCTGTACCAGGATTTCACGACGCAGTGTGAGAAGATGGACATCCCCTTCCTCTCCTACCTCCCCACCGAG GTGCAGCTGATCAACGATGCCTACAACGCCGTGGTGGACGCCGTGCTGGGAGCCGAGGCGGAGGCGGCCGAGGGGAGGGAGCCCTGTGCCGCCATCCTGGCCACCCTGAAGCATGTCCGCATCCCCATCGTCAGCCTGGATGTGCCCTCAG GGTGGGACGTGGAGGCCGGGAGCAGCGGTGGGATCAGCCCCGATGTCCTGGTGTCGCTGTCGGCGCCCAAGCAGTGTGCCCGTCGCTTTCTGGGCCGCCAGCACTTCGTGGCCGGTCGATTCCTTCCCTACGACGTGCAGAAGAAGTTTGAGCTCAACCCACCCAAGTACCCCGGCACCGAGTGCGTGGTggccctgtga
- the LOC138686575 gene encoding plectin-like isoform X3, which produces MKRRGERCPPLSPRRRVPSPQARLEANVTALGNEVLALRRERAELARGKAALQEELAQGKEKALGLRQRLEAAVEQQRALRARGEQCEARQRELEATLKG; this is translated from the exons ATGAAGAGACGGGGAGAACGCTGCCCACCCCTGTCCCCACGCCGCCgtgtcccctctccccaggccAGGCTGGAGGCCAACGTGACGGCGCTGGGGAACGAGGTGCTGGCCCTGCGGCGTGAGCGGGCTGAACTGGCCCGCGgcaaagcagctctgcaag AGGAGCTGGCGCAGGGCAAGGAGAAGGCGCTGGGGCTGCGGCAGCGGCTGGAGGCTGCGGTGGAGCAGCAGCGAGCGCTGCGGGCGCGCGGGGAGCAATGCGAGGCCCGGCAGAGAGAGCTCGAAGCCACCCT
- the LOC138686575 gene encoding myosin-11-like isoform X1, whose translation MKRRGERCPPLSPRRRVPSPQARLEANVTALGNEVLALRRERAELARGKAALQEELAQGKEKALGLRQRLEAAVEQQRALRARGEQCEARQRELEATLRDYAAEVDALRRRRARDRATGRRCPPSRKG comes from the exons ATGAAGAGACGGGGAGAACGCTGCCCACCCCTGTCCCCACGCCGCCgtgtcccctctccccaggccAGGCTGGAGGCCAACGTGACGGCGCTGGGGAACGAGGTGCTGGCCCTGCGGCGTGAGCGGGCTGAACTGGCCCGCGgcaaagcagctctgcaag AGGAGCTGGCGCAGGGCAAGGAGAAGGCGCTGGGGCTGCGGCAGCGGCTGGAGGCTGCGGTGGAGCAGCAGCGAGCGCTGCGGGCGCGCGGGGAGCAATGCGAGGCCCGGCAGAGAGAGCTCGAAGCCACCCT ACGGGACTACGCGGCCGAGGTCGACgcgctgcggcggcggcgggcgaggGACCGAGCGACTGGGCGCAGGTGCCCCCCATCCCG
- the LOC138686575 gene encoding myosin-11-like isoform X2, giving the protein MKRRGERCPPLSPRRRVPSPQARLEANVTALGNEVLALRRERAELARGKAALQEELAQGKEKALGLRQRLEAAVEQQRALRARGEQCEARQRELEATLRDYAAEVDALRRRRARDRATGRRKG; this is encoded by the exons ATGAAGAGACGGGGAGAACGCTGCCCACCCCTGTCCCCACGCCGCCgtgtcccctctccccaggccAGGCTGGAGGCCAACGTGACGGCGCTGGGGAACGAGGTGCTGGCCCTGCGGCGTGAGCGGGCTGAACTGGCCCGCGgcaaagcagctctgcaag AGGAGCTGGCGCAGGGCAAGGAGAAGGCGCTGGGGCTGCGGCAGCGGCTGGAGGCTGCGGTGGAGCAGCAGCGAGCGCTGCGGGCGCGCGGGGAGCAATGCGAGGCCCGGCAGAGAGAGCTCGAAGCCACCCT ACGGGACTACGCGGCCGAGGTCGACgcgctgcggcggcggcgggcgaggGACCGAGCGACTGGGCGCAG